The following proteins come from a genomic window of Litoribacterium kuwaitense:
- a CDS encoding MFS transporter, with protein sequence MSLRTRFALLVCLVFISGFVQGMLLPLLSILLEQRGVPSSINGLHATGLYIGVLLASPFMEKPLRAFGYKPLITVGAFLMIVSLFLFPVWDALWFWFILRLVIGVGDQMLHFATQTWVTASAKKESVGRSISIYGFSFGVGFAVGPFMTRMLDTSTSLPFILSALIILGLWLVFQWVRNEKPQDDDATQTADKGAIRRFGKTLRYAWFALLPPFGYGLIEATLHSSFPVHALRNGFHIDTISNLLPLFAIGGLVSQIPLGILSDRIGRKKILLIVHFGGFASFTAATFLESHPIGLAVSLFIAGMFIGSAFSLGISYMTDVLPKHLLPAGNLLCGIFFSIGSMAGPFAGGIYMQVGGQHFFYIISIPLLFIFGLLFFGKQGARTRPPSQSTSM encoded by the coding sequence ATGTCTCTACGTACACGATTTGCTTTACTCGTTTGTCTTGTTTTTATTTCAGGATTTGTCCAAGGGATGCTATTACCTCTACTCTCCATTTTGTTGGAACAACGGGGTGTTCCTTCGTCTATTAACGGCCTTCATGCGACTGGCCTATATATCGGTGTTCTCTTGGCATCACCATTTATGGAGAAACCATTGCGCGCCTTCGGCTATAAGCCGCTCATTACCGTAGGCGCTTTTCTTATGATTGTGTCTCTGTTTCTCTTTCCGGTCTGGGATGCGCTTTGGTTCTGGTTTATCCTTCGACTGGTCATTGGTGTCGGCGATCAAATGTTGCACTTTGCGACACAAACGTGGGTGACGGCTTCAGCGAAAAAGGAGAGCGTAGGCAGGAGCATTTCCATTTATGGCTTTTCTTTTGGCGTCGGCTTTGCAGTCGGGCCATTTATGACACGAATGTTAGACACAAGCACGTCACTTCCTTTTATACTGTCTGCCCTCATTATTCTTGGCCTCTGGCTCGTTTTTCAATGGGTCCGTAATGAAAAACCACAAGACGATGATGCGACACAAACGGCTGATAAAGGGGCAATCCGCCGGTTTGGAAAAACTTTACGATATGCTTGGTTTGCCTTGCTTCCTCCATTTGGCTATGGATTGATTGAAGCAACATTACATTCCAGCTTCCCTGTACATGCCTTACGTAATGGCTTTCATATCGATACGATCTCAAATTTACTTCCACTATTTGCAATTGGCGGCTTAGTATCCCAAATCCCGCTCGGCATATTAAGTGATCGAATTGGCCGGAAGAAAATTTTATTAATCGTTCATTTCGGAGGCTTTGCCTCTTTTACAGCTGCAACATTCTTAGAATCTCACCCGATTGGATTAGCGGTCTCCCTCTTTATCGCGGGGATGTTTATTGGTTCAGCTTTTTCGCTTGGCATCAGCTATATGACCGACGTACTTCCGAAACACCTGCTTCCAGCAGGCAACCTCTTGTGCGGCATTTTCTTTAGCATCGGCAGTATGGCAGGTCCATTTGCTGGCGGAATATACATGCAAGTGGGCGGACAACACTTTTTCTATATTATTTCCATTCCACTGTTGTTCATATTCGGTTTACTATTTTTCGGCAAACAAGGGGCGCGGACACGTCCACCGTCTCAATCAACATCGATGTAA
- a CDS encoding alpha/beta hydrolase, producing the protein MQNNDQVMKNAEAFYYPGNEVGVLVIHGFTGTTQSMHSVGKQIADAGYTVYGPRLTGHGTNPEDMEQATYRDWIDDVEAGLEKVKETCSKVFVVGLSMGGALTLYLAENHPEIAGIVPINAAVDMGAFKQSYNALRESGERFVAGIGSDIKKDGVKELAYEQTPVKAMGELVELMKIVKGDLTKIEVPALVLSSTVDHVVPPENSQTIYKSIASEDKHIVMLENSYHVATLDHDEPLIVSQCLTFIKTH; encoded by the coding sequence ATGCAAAACAATGATCAAGTTATGAAAAATGCAGAAGCATTTTATTATCCAGGAAACGAAGTTGGGGTTCTTGTCATTCACGGTTTTACCGGTACGACCCAGAGCATGCATAGCGTCGGAAAACAAATCGCTGACGCTGGTTATACGGTTTATGGTCCGAGGCTGACGGGACATGGGACAAACCCTGAAGATATGGAGCAGGCTACTTATCGGGACTGGATCGACGATGTCGAGGCAGGACTTGAAAAGGTCAAGGAAACGTGTTCAAAGGTATTTGTCGTTGGGTTGTCCATGGGAGGAGCACTAACCCTTTACCTTGCGGAAAATCATCCTGAGATTGCCGGCATTGTGCCAATCAATGCAGCCGTTGATATGGGTGCATTTAAACAGAGCTATAACGCATTGCGTGAGTCCGGAGAACGGTTTGTAGCAGGTATCGGTTCAGATATTAAAAAAGACGGCGTCAAGGAACTCGCTTATGAACAAACGCCCGTCAAAGCAATGGGCGAGCTTGTCGAACTCATGAAGATTGTCAAAGGCGATCTAACTAAGATAGAAGTTCCTGCTTTAGTCTTGTCTTCAACTGTTGATCATGTCGTGCCGCCGGAAAACTCACAGACCATTTACAAGTCTATCGCGTCAGAAGATAAGCACATTGTAATGTTGGAAAACAGCTACCATGTCGCTACACTCGACCATGATGAACCGCTGATTGTCTCCCAGTGCTTAACGTTTATTAAAACGCACTAA